The following coding sequences lie in one Oncorhynchus nerka isolate Pitt River linkage group LG14, Oner_Uvic_2.0, whole genome shotgun sequence genomic window:
- the LOC115142003 gene encoding LOW QUALITY PROTEIN: dipeptidyl peptidase 1 (The sequence of the model RefSeq protein was modified relative to this genomic sequence to represent the inferred CDS: inserted 1 base in 1 codon) encodes MKVSGVLCVFLLWVEGSQADTPANCTYEDLLGSWVFQVSKGGHDKGINCSMMDTIDKSITVRLEKLSVAVDDLGNTGFFTLIYNQGFEVVLNDYKWFGFFKYSEQGSEVTSYCDQTLPGWVHDSLGNNWACFTAKRVVPTPPRSVDTHRYHPNDLFLQRSYKHNLDFIDSINVAQSSWKAMAYSEHETYTLQQLMHRAGGPASHIPRRVGPAPVTSTLAKMAAGLPERWDWRDVNGVNYLSPVRNQASCGSCYSFALMGMLEARVRLQTNNTETPIFSPQQVVSCSQYSQGCDGGFPYLIGKYVQDFGIVEESCYPYAGTDSPCDVPDGCLRHYTSDYSYVGGFYGGCSESAMMLELVKNGPMGVAFEVYPDFMHYKEGIYHHTGLHDSYNPFELTNHAVLLVGYGQCHVTGQKFWVVKNSWGTKWGEGGFFRVRRGXDECAIESIAVAAKPIPKL; translated from the exons ATGAAGGTGAgcggtgtgttgtgtgtgttcctGCTCTGGGTGGAGGGCTCCCAGGCTGATACCCCGGCCAACTGCACATATGAAGACCTGTTGGGCTCCTGGGTGTTCCAAGTATCGAAGGGGGGACACGACAAAGGCATTAACTGCTCTATGATGG ACACCATTGATAAGTCGATAACGGTGCGCCTGGAGAAGCTGTCTGTGGCGGTGGACGACCTGGGGAACACAGGATTCTTCACCCTCATCTACAATCAGGGCTTTGAGGTTGTCCTCAACGACTACAAGTGGTTTGGCTTCTTCAAG tACTCTGAGCAGGGCTCTGAGGTGACCAGCTACTGTGACCAGACTCTGCCAGGCTGGGTCCATGATTCTCTGGGAAACAACTGGGCCTGCTTCACTGCCAAGAGGGTTGTCCCAACACCCCCCCGCTCCGTAGACACACACCGCTACCATCCCAATGACCT gtTCCTCCAGAGGTCCTACAAACACAACCTGGACTTCATTGACTCCATCAACGTGGCCCAGAGCTCCTGGAAAGCCATGGCCTACAGCGAACATGAGACCTACACTCTGCAGCAGCTAATGCACAGAGCCGGGGGACCAGCTTCACACATCCCCAG ACGTGTTGGCCCCGCCCCTGTGACATCAACGCTAGCCAAGATGGCGGCCGGCCTCCCTGAGCGCTGGGACTGGAGAGATGTCAACGGAGTCAACTACCTCAGTCCTGTCCGCAACCAGG CTTCGTGTGGTAGCTGCTATTCCTTTGCCTTAATGGGAATGTTGGAGGCTCGTGTCCGGCTCCAAACCAACAACACCGAGACTCCCATCTTCAGCCCACAGCAGGTCGTGTCCTGCTCCCAGTACTCCCAAG gtTGTGACGGTGGTTTCCCCTACCTCATTGGGAAGTACGTCCAGGACTTTGGGATCGTGGAAGAGTCGTGTTATCCGTACGCTGGGACAGATTCCCCGTGTGACGTTCCCGATGGCTGTCTCCGCCACTACACTTCGGACTACAGCTACGTCGGAGGGTTCTACGGCGGCTGCAGCGAGTCTGCCATGATGCTGGAACTGGTCAAGAACGGACCCATGGGGGTGGCCTTTGag GTGTATCCTGACTTCATGCACTACAAGGAGGGTATCTACCACCACACGGGCCTCCATGACTCCTACAACCCGTTTGAGCTGACCAACCACGCGGTGCTGCTGGTGGGCTACGGCCAATGTCACGTCACGGGTCAGAAGTTCTGGGTGGTGAAGAACAGCTGGGGGACGAAGTGGGGCGAGGGGGGCTTCTTCAGGGTCAGACGGG CTGATGAGTGTGCCATTGAGAGCATCGCTGTGGCAGCCAAGCCCATCCCTAAATTGTAG